In one Streptomyces venezuelae genomic region, the following are encoded:
- a CDS encoding SDR family oxidoreductase, which yields MSDGNDSSPGRLVLVTGATGYIGGRLVPELLAAGYRVRCLARTPQKLRDHPWAGRVEVVRGDVTDASSLAGAFEGVEVAYYLVHALGTGAGFEDTDRRSARAFAERAEAAGVGRLVYLGGLTPAGVSERELSPHLRSRAEVGRIFLDCPVPSAVLRAAVIIGSGSASFEMLRYLTERLPVMVTPSWVRTRIQPIAVRDVLRYLVACAELPADVDRGFDIGGPDVMTYRDMMRAYARVAGLRHRLIVPVPLLTPTLSSHWVGLITPVPRGIARPLAESLRHEVVCQEHDIAAHVPDGPGRPLPFTQALRLALRRIQEAQVSTRWSSAALPGAPSDPLPTDPDWAGGSLYTDHRTLVVDASTAALWRVIEGIGGDNGWYSFPLAWAVRGWLDRLVGGVGLRRGRRDAHRLRVGDSLDFWRVEEIEPGRLLRLRAEMRLPGLAWLEMRVEHDGSGRTRYSQRALFHPRGLAGHAYWWAVAPFHAVVFGGMARNITKAAGKEPEPG from the coding sequence GTGAGCGACGGCAACGACTCCTCCCCCGGGCGGCTGGTCCTGGTGACCGGGGCGACCGGCTACATCGGGGGCCGGCTGGTGCCCGAACTGCTGGCGGCGGGCTACCGGGTGCGGTGCCTGGCCCGCACCCCGCAGAAGCTGCGCGATCATCCCTGGGCCGGCCGGGTGGAGGTGGTGCGCGGCGATGTGACCGACGCGTCGTCGCTGGCCGGCGCGTTCGAGGGGGTGGAGGTGGCCTACTACCTGGTGCACGCGCTGGGCACCGGGGCGGGGTTCGAGGACACCGACCGGCGTTCGGCCCGCGCCTTCGCCGAGCGGGCCGAGGCGGCCGGGGTGGGGCGCCTCGTGTATCTGGGCGGGCTCACCCCGGCCGGGGTGAGCGAGCGGGAGCTGTCGCCGCATCTGCGTTCGCGGGCCGAGGTGGGCCGCATCTTCCTGGACTGCCCGGTGCCCAGTGCGGTGCTGCGGGCGGCGGTCATCATCGGGTCGGGCTCGGCGTCCTTCGAGATGCTGCGCTATCTGACCGAACGCCTGCCGGTGATGGTCACCCCCAGCTGGGTGCGCACCCGCATCCAGCCCATCGCGGTCCGCGACGTGCTGCGCTATCTGGTGGCCTGCGCCGAGCTGCCCGCCGACGTCGACCGCGGCTTCGACATCGGCGGCCCGGACGTGATGACCTACCGCGACATGATGCGCGCCTACGCCCGGGTGGCCGGGCTGCGCCACCGGCTGATCGTGCCGGTGCCGCTGCTGACCCCGACGCTCTCCAGCCACTGGGTCGGCCTGATCACGCCGGTGCCGCGCGGCATCGCCCGGCCGCTGGCGGAGTCGCTGCGCCACGAGGTCGTCTGCCAGGAGCACGACATCGCCGCCCACGTTCCCGACGGTCCCGGCCGGCCGCTGCCCTTCACCCAGGCGCTGCGGCTGGCCCTGCGGCGCATCCAGGAGGCGCAGGTCAGCACCCGCTGGTCCTCGGCCGCGCTGCCCGGCGCGCCCAGCGACCCGCTGCCCACCGACCCCGACTGGGCCGGCGGCAGCCTCTACACCGACCACCGCACGCTGGTCGTGGACGCCTCGACGGCGGCTTTGTGGCGGGTCATCGAGGGCATCGGCGGCGACAACGGCTGGTACTCCTTCCCGCTGGCGTGGGCGGTGCGGGGCTGGCTGGACCGGCTGGTGGGCGGGGTGGGGCTGCGCCGGGGGCGGCGTGATGCGCACCGGCTGCGGGTGGGCGACTCGCTGGATTTCTGGCGGGTGGAGGAGATCGAGCCGGGCCGGCTGCTGCGGCTGCGCGCCGAAATGCGGCTGCCGGGCCTGGCCTGGCTGGAGATGCGGGTGGAGCACGACGGCTCGGGCCGCACCCGCTACAGCCAGCGCGCCCTGTTCCACCCGCGCGGTCTTGCCGGGCACGCCTACTGGTGGGCGGTGGCGCCCTTCCACGCGGTGGTCTTCGGCGGCATGGCCCGCAACATCACCAAGGCGGCGGGCAAGGAACCCGAACCGGGCTGA
- a CDS encoding phytoene desaturase family protein, with amino-acid sequence MPDAVVIGAGPNGLVAANLLADAGWSVTVLEEQAEPGGAVRHDRGVHPDFVNDLCSSFYPLAAASPVLDRLRLHEHGLRWSHAPHVVAHPLSDGRCAVLDRSPQATAASLDAFAAGDGAAWQRLHALWDDIRPALLDALFTPFPPVKATAKLAYRLKSAGALRMARTLLLPVRRLGEEEFTGEGGRLLLAGNALHADLAPEAAGSGGFGWLMAMLGQSYGFPVPVGGAGELTAALIRRLAARGVQVHCGRRAAQILVEGGRAVAVRTADGERVPATRAVLADVALPALYGDLIAPQHLPDRLLADLRRFQWDFATFKVDWALEGPVPWQAKEAAGAGTVHLADGVDELTRFAAQLAMHQVPDRPFLLFGQMTTADATRSPAGTESAWAYTHVPQEIRADADEDDITGAWRAAEQERMADRIEQQVERFAPGFRTLIRARRVLAPPTLQALDRNLHAGALNGGTTSLHQQLFLRPVPGTGRPETPLPGLYLASAAAHPGGGVHGAPGANAARAALRRRLPLPLTRTQRHLTHRDRTGTPPRP; translated from the coding sequence ATGCCTGACGCCGTGGTCATCGGGGCCGGCCCCAACGGCCTGGTCGCCGCCAACCTCCTGGCCGACGCCGGCTGGAGCGTCACCGTCCTGGAGGAACAGGCCGAGCCGGGCGGCGCGGTCCGCCACGACCGGGGCGTGCACCCCGACTTCGTCAACGACCTGTGCAGCTCCTTCTACCCGCTGGCGGCCGCCTCCCCCGTCCTTGACCGGCTGCGCCTGCACGAGCACGGACTGCGCTGGAGCCACGCCCCGCACGTGGTGGCCCACCCCTTGAGCGACGGCCGCTGCGCCGTCCTGGACCGCAGCCCGCAGGCCACCGCCGCCTCCCTGGACGCCTTCGCCGCGGGCGACGGCGCAGCCTGGCAGCGCCTGCACGCGCTGTGGGACGACATCCGCCCCGCCCTCCTCGACGCCCTGTTCACCCCCTTCCCGCCGGTGAAGGCCACCGCCAAACTGGCCTACCGGCTCAAGAGCGCCGGCGCGCTGCGCATGGCCCGCACCCTGCTGCTGCCGGTGCGCCGCCTGGGCGAGGAGGAGTTCACCGGCGAGGGCGGCCGGCTCCTGCTGGCCGGCAACGCCCTGCACGCCGACCTCGCCCCCGAGGCGGCCGGCAGCGGCGGCTTCGGCTGGCTGATGGCGATGCTCGGCCAGAGCTACGGCTTTCCCGTCCCGGTGGGCGGCGCGGGCGAACTCACCGCGGCCCTGATCCGGCGCCTTGCGGCACGCGGCGTGCAAGTGCACTGCGGCCGCCGCGCCGCACAGATCCTCGTCGAAGGCGGCCGCGCCGTCGCCGTGCGCACCGCCGACGGCGAGCGGGTGCCCGCCACCCGCGCCGTCCTGGCCGACGTGGCGCTGCCCGCCCTGTACGGCGACCTCATCGCCCCCCAGCACCTGCCCGACCGGCTCCTGGCGGACCTGCGCCGCTTCCAGTGGGACTTCGCCACCTTCAAGGTCGACTGGGCGCTGGAGGGGCCGGTGCCCTGGCAGGCCAAGGAGGCCGCCGGCGCGGGCACCGTCCACCTGGCCGACGGCGTCGACGAACTCACCCGCTTCGCCGCCCAGCTCGCCATGCACCAGGTCCCCGACCGGCCCTTCCTCCTCTTCGGCCAGATGACGACCGCGGACGCCACCCGCTCACCCGCCGGCACCGAGTCCGCCTGGGCCTACACCCACGTCCCCCAGGAGATCCGCGCCGACGCCGACGAGGACGACATCACCGGCGCCTGGCGGGCCGCGGAGCAGGAACGGATGGCCGACCGCATCGAGCAGCAGGTCGAACGCTTCGCCCCCGGCTTCCGCACCCTGATCCGGGCCCGCCGCGTGCTGGCCCCGCCCACCCTGCAGGCCCTGGACCGCAACCTGCACGCCGGCGCCCTCAACGGCGGCACCACCTCCCTGCACCAGCAGCTGTTCCTCCGCCCCGTGCCGGGCACCGGCCGCCCCGAAACCCCCCTGCCCGGCCTCTACCTGGCCTCGGCCGCCGCCCACCCCGGCGGCGGCGTGCACGGCGCCCCCGGCGCCAACGCCGCCCGCGCCGCCCTGCGCCGCCGCCTCCCGCTCCCGCTCACCCGCACCCAGCGCCACCTCACCCACCGCGACCGCACCGGCACCCCGCCCCGCCCATGA
- a CDS encoding SRPBCC family protein yields MARRHRLITVSPATVWSVLADGSRYAQWVVGTASSKPVRGHWPQVGAALQYEIRLGPLHATNETVVRRCEEGTVLELEAKAGPLGTARIALEVRPWGEHSLVTVDEHPLRGAAGTLHNTLVEGLIQVRHRAMLARLARVCQAEAGRATSGAGHA; encoded by the coding sequence ATGGCACGGCGTCATCGACTGATCACGGTGAGCCCGGCGACGGTGTGGAGCGTGCTGGCCGACGGCAGCCGCTACGCCCAATGGGTGGTGGGCACCGCCTCCTCGAAGCCGGTGCGCGGCCACTGGCCGCAGGTCGGCGCGGCCCTTCAGTACGAGATACGGCTGGGCCCGCTGCACGCCACCAACGAAACCGTCGTACGCCGCTGCGAGGAAGGCACCGTCCTGGAACTGGAGGCCAAGGCCGGCCCCCTGGGCACCGCCCGGATCGCCCTGGAGGTACGGCCCTGGGGCGAGCACAGCCTGGTCACCGTCGACGAACACCCCCTGCGCGGCGCGGCCGGCACCCTGCACAACACCCTGGTCGAAGGCCTCATCCAGGTCCGCCACCGCGCGATGCTGGCCCGCCTGGCCCGGGTCTGCCAGGCCGAAGCGGGCCGCGCCACCAGCGGAGCGGGCCATGCCTGA
- a CDS encoding aspartate aminotransferase family protein — translation MAATTPEAPLDPTAFWTRAEEHLVRYGGEFTREIIDRAAGSHLFTADGRTILDFTSGQMSAILGHSHPRIVTTVQQQIARLDHLYSGMLSRPVLDLATRLAATLPAPLTKTLLLTTGAESNEAALRMAKLVTGKHEIVSFARSWHGMTQGASAATYSAGRKGYGPAAPGNFAIPVPNSYRPDITAADGTLDWRRQLDLAFDLIDAQSTGSLAACLIEPILSSGGIIEPPPGYLAALHAKCRERGMLLILDEAQTGLCRTGTWYAFEREGVVPDILTLSKTLGAGLPLAAVVTSAHIEQEAYERGFLFFTTHVADPLVAAVGNTVLDVLAEDRLEARARELGRFLRAGLEELAARHPVVGDIRGRGLLAGLELVVDRATKQTSHTLGAQVTRRCLELGLHMNIVQLPGMGGVLRIAPPLTATRDDLAQGLDILDQALTEACAAR, via the coding sequence ATGGCAGCCACGACCCCCGAAGCGCCGTTGGACCCCACCGCCTTCTGGACCCGGGCCGAGGAGCATCTCGTGCGCTACGGCGGCGAGTTCACCCGCGAGATCATCGACCGGGCCGCCGGGAGCCACCTGTTCACCGCCGACGGCCGCACCATCCTCGACTTCACCTCCGGCCAGATGAGCGCCATCCTGGGCCACTCCCACCCGCGCATCGTCACCACCGTCCAGCAGCAGATCGCCCGCCTGGACCACCTCTACAGCGGCATGCTCAGCCGCCCCGTCCTGGACCTGGCCACCCGCCTGGCCGCCACCCTGCCCGCCCCGCTGACCAAGACCCTGCTGCTGACCACCGGCGCCGAGTCCAACGAGGCCGCGCTGCGGATGGCCAAACTCGTCACCGGCAAACACGAGATCGTCTCCTTCGCCCGCTCCTGGCACGGCATGACCCAGGGCGCCTCCGCGGCCACCTACAGCGCGGGCCGCAAGGGGTACGGGCCCGCCGCGCCCGGCAACTTCGCCATCCCGGTGCCCAACTCCTACCGGCCCGACATCACCGCCGCGGACGGCACACTGGACTGGCGCCGCCAGCTGGATCTGGCCTTCGACCTGATCGACGCGCAGTCCACCGGCAGCCTGGCCGCCTGCCTCATCGAGCCGATCCTCAGCTCCGGCGGCATCATCGAGCCGCCGCCCGGCTACCTCGCCGCGCTGCACGCCAAGTGCCGCGAGCGCGGCATGCTGCTGATCCTGGACGAGGCGCAGACCGGGCTGTGCCGCACCGGCACCTGGTACGCCTTCGAACGCGAGGGCGTCGTCCCCGACATCCTCACGCTGTCCAAGACGCTCGGCGCGGGCCTGCCGCTGGCGGCGGTGGTCACCAGCGCGCACATCGAGCAGGAGGCGTACGAGCGCGGCTTCTTGTTCTTCACCACGCACGTCGCCGACCCGCTGGTGGCCGCGGTCGGCAACACCGTCCTGGACGTGCTCGCCGAGGACCGCCTGGAGGCACGCGCCCGCGAGCTGGGCCGGTTCCTGCGCGCGGGCCTGGAGGAGCTGGCCGCCCGCCACCCCGTCGTCGGCGACATCCGCGGCCGCGGCCTGCTGGCCGGCCTCGAACTCGTCGTGGACCGCGCCACCAAGCAGACCTCGCACACGCTGGGCGCCCAGGTCACCCGGCGCTGCCTGGAACTGGGCCTGCACATGAACATCGTGCAGCTGCCGGGCATGGGCGGCGTCCTGCGCATCGCGCCCCCGCTGACCGCCACCCGCGACGACCTCGCCCAGGGCCTGGACATCCTGGACCAGGCCCTGACCGAGGCCTGCGCCGCCCGCTGA
- a CDS encoding LysR family transcriptional regulator → MNPWRLRLLCRLEALGTVRAVAQAVHMSPSSVSQQLAVLESETGTRLLERTGRRVRLTSAGLILARRSRALLEQMDGIEAELRGFGQEPAGLVRLGTFQSAIHTMAVPAVRRLAHAHPHLRVEVVQLEPHESLPALRGGDVDLAITTTDFGELALGEDLDLVALAQDPVLLVLPPWHPAAGRGPVDLAACAQDPWTLDMPHTYMAGLALRLCRQARFEPRVVARFGNYLMTLQHVEAGLSIALLPGLAVDARYRVATRELAAPLTRTITAATRRGAPPGAAVRAVLDALRRVAAPDAPDGEGGAGGGAG, encoded by the coding sequence ATGAATCCCTGGAGGCTGCGGCTGCTGTGCCGTCTGGAGGCGCTGGGCACGGTGCGGGCGGTGGCCCAGGCCGTCCACATGAGCCCGTCCAGCGTGTCCCAGCAACTGGCCGTGCTGGAGAGCGAGACGGGCACCCGGCTGCTCGAGCGCACCGGGCGGCGGGTGCGGCTGACCTCGGCGGGCCTGATCCTGGCGCGGCGCTCGCGGGCGCTGCTGGAGCAGATGGACGGCATCGAGGCGGAGTTGCGCGGTTTCGGTCAGGAGCCGGCCGGGCTGGTGCGCCTTGGCACCTTCCAGAGCGCGATCCACACGATGGCGGTGCCGGCGGTGCGCCGGCTGGCGCACGCGCATCCGCACCTGCGGGTGGAGGTGGTGCAGCTGGAGCCGCACGAGAGCCTGCCCGCGCTGCGCGGCGGGGACGTGGACCTGGCCATCACCACCACCGACTTCGGGGAGCTGGCGCTGGGCGAGGACCTGGATCTGGTGGCGCTGGCCCAGGACCCGGTGCTGCTGGTGCTGCCGCCCTGGCATCCGGCCGCCGGGCGCGGGCCGGTGGACCTGGCGGCCTGTGCGCAGGATCCGTGGACGCTGGACATGCCGCACACCTACATGGCCGGGCTGGCGCTGCGGCTGTGCCGGCAGGCCCGTTTCGAGCCGCGGGTGGTGGCCCGGTTCGGCAACTACCTGATGACGCTGCAGCACGTCGAGGCGGGCCTGTCGATCGCGCTGCTGCCCGGCCTGGCCGTCGACGCCCGCTACCGGGTGGCCACCCGCGAGCTGGCCGCGCCCCTGACCCGCACCATCACCGCGGCCACCCGCCGCGGCGCGCCGCCCGGGGCGGCGGTGCGCGCCGTGCTGGACGCGCTGCGCCGCGTCGCCGCCCCGGACGCCCCGGACGGCGAGGGCGGCGCGGGCGGCGGTGCGGGCTGA